From Salvelinus fontinalis isolate EN_2023a chromosome 37, ASM2944872v1, whole genome shotgun sequence, the proteins below share one genomic window:
- the aifm2 gene encoding apoptosis-inducing factor 2, whose product MGSQVSVDNVHVVVVGGGFGGTAAAQQLKSRGIPFTLIDLRDAFHHNVAALRASVQSGFAQQTFIPYFKTFGENFLQGRVVRVDPVSQTVALDGGKEVHYSHLILCTGTDGPFPGKYNMLASYQTAIQKYEDIVKEVQGAGSVLVVGGGSTGVEMAAEIKTEYPDKKVILIHSHVGLADPELLPSVRQQAKEVLLEKGVELLLGQKVSNLSVLELNVTNKNMVIMTDKDTEITADLVICCTGMKINSDAYSSTLNGCLAENGSLKVNVHLQVEGYDNVYAIGDCANVNEPKMAYHAGLHAGVAVTNITNSLMGKPLESYHPGSVTMLLAMGHNDGVGQFNGLRLPRCLVTQGKSKNLLLWKSWKEMGQKAP is encoded by the exons ATGGGCAGCCAGGTATCTGTAGACAATGTTCATGTTGTGGTGGTTGGCGGGGGGTTCGGTGGCACCGCCGCAGCACAACAGCTCAAATCCAGGGGGATACCATTCACCCTCATTGACCTCCGTGACGCCTTTCATCACAATGTGGCTGCCCTCCGTGCCTCTGTTCAGAGTG GCTTTGCCCAGCAGACCTTCATCCCATATTTTAAGACATTTGGAGAGAATTTCCTCCAGGGGCGAGTTGTACGGGTGGACCCAGTGTCACAGACTGTAGCGTTGGATGGAGGAAAG GAAGTTCATTACTCACACCTTATACTGTGCACTGGCACAGACGGCCCTTTCCCGGGGAAGTACAACATGTTGGCCTCCTATCAGACAGCCATCCAGAAGTATGAGGACATTGTGAAGGAG GTCCAGGGCGCAGGTTCGGTTCTTGTGGTAGGTGGTGGATCCACAGGTGTAGAGATGGCTGCAGAGATCAAAACAGAATATCCAGACAAGAAG GTGATCCTGATCCATTCCCATGTTGGCCTAGCTGACCCAGAGCTGCTGCCCAGTGTCAGACAACAGGCTAAGGAGGTGCTGCTAGAGAAAGGGGTGGAGCTGCTACTGG GGCAGAAAGTTTCTAACCTGTCTGTACTGGAGCTCAATGTGACCAACAAGAACATGGTTATCATGACAGACAAGGATACAGAGATCACTGCAGACCTCGTCATCTGCTGCACAGGCATGAAGATTAACTCTGATGCCTATAGCTCCACCCTGA ATGGATGCCTAGCAGAGAATGGGTCCCTGAAAGTGAATGTGCACCTGCAGGTGGAGGGCTATGACAATGTGTACGCTATTGGGGACTGTGCTAATGTTAACGAGCCTAAGATGGCGTATCATGCAGGTCTCCACGCTGGGGTTGCTGTTACCAACATCACCAACAGTCTGATGGGGAAACCCCTGGAATCTTATCACCCAG ggagtgtgACCATGTTGTTAGCCATGGGCCATAATGATGGAGTGGGCCAGTTCAATGGGCTGAGGCTTCCCCGTTGCCTTGTAACCCAGGGCAAGAGCAAGAACCTACTGCTGTGGAAAAGCTGGAAGGAAATGGGTCAGAAAGCTCCTTAA